The window CATTCATACCATCCCACCCGTTGATGATATGATAAATTCTCTAATGAACTACCTTGATTCTTTACTTTCACCTCACCTCAGAAGGGTGATCAACGGAACCGGAGTGGTTTTGCACACCAATTTGGGACGGGCGGTCTTAAGTGATGTCGCTACCAATCACGTGATACAAGCTACAAAATATTATTCCAATCTTGAGTATCGGGTAAACGAGGGAACCCGAGGGTCCAGGCATGACCATGTTGAACAGATCATCTGTCAATTGACAGGTGCGGAAGCCGCCATGGTAGTGAACAATAATGCGGCAGCCGTTTTCCTTGTTCTTCGTGAATTGGCCAAAGGAAGGGAAGTGGTCGTATCGAGAGGTCAATTGGTCGAGATTGGAGGTTCCTTCCGCATCTCGGAAATTATGTCTGAAAGCGGAGCCCTTCTGGTTGAAGTGGGAACAACAAACAAAACCCACGTCCGGGATTATACCCATGCCATCACAGAAAATACCGCTCTCCTGTTAAAAGTTCATACCAGCAACTTCAAAACCATTGGCTTTACCCATTCTGTCTCTGCCGAAGAATTGGTTTCCATTGGCAAGGAATATGGAATTCCCGTATATGAAGATTTGGGAAGCGGCGTATTATTTGACCTTCGTTCCTATGGCATCGGAGAGGAACCGACCGTAAAGGAAATCATCCAAGCAGGTGTGGACCTTGTTTCTTTTAGCGGAGACAAATTGCTGGGAGGGCCCCAGGCGGGGATTATCGCTGGAAAAAAAGAATACATCCAACGTTTGAAAAGAAATCAGCTGGCCAGAGTACTTCGGGTGGATAAAATGACCCTTGCAGGTCTGGAGGCAACGCTAAAATTATATTTGGACCCCAACAAGGCTGTTAAAGAGATACCCACATTGCGTTCCTTGTTCATGACGAGGGAAACCATTAAAGAAAAGGGCCAGAAATTCATTCACCTTGTTTCTTCCCTGGTACCTGGAACCATTGAAATGGAGGATGGATTTTCCGAAGTGGGAGGCGGAACTCTTCCTGGTGTCTCTATTCCTACTTGCCTCGTCAGTATCCATTCTCTTCCCTATCCGATTTACAGGCTGGAAAGGGAGTTAAGGCGCCAGTCCCCTCCCCTGATCGGCAGGGTCTCTGAAGAAAAGTTCCTCATTGATTTCAGAACCATCCCAGATGAGGAGATTCAATTATCAGCCCAGGTGTTTATAAAAGCCCTTGAAAGTCTTAATTCCAAAAAACTTCACCCCAGAAAGGAAGATCTCCATGTTGAATAAAACGGGCCATTATGTTTTGGGGATTGCCGGGCATATCGATCACGGAAAAACCACATTAACCAAAGCCTTGACTGGAAAAGAAACGGACCGTTTAAAAGAAGAAAAAGAACGACAAATCTCCATTGAGCTCGGTTTTGCTTCATTTCAATTGTCAAATGGGATGGAAGTTGGGGTTATTGACGTACCCGGACATGAACGGTTCATCCGTCAAATGGTAGCAGGAGTTGCCGGGATTGATATGGTTTTATTAGTAGTTGCAGCAGATGAAGGAGTCATGCCTCAAACAAGGGAACACTTGGACATTCTTCATCTTTTAGGGGTGAAACGAGGAATCATCGTGTTAAATAAGGCAGATTTGGTTGACTCTGATTGGCTTTCCCTGGTTGAGGAGGAGATAAGAGATGAGGTTCGTGGAACTTTTTTGGAAAACTCCCCTGTCATTCCTGTAAGCGCCAAAACGGGCGAAGGTATTCCCAATCTGGTGCATCAGGTGGAACAGACGGTATCCGCCATCCCTGCCCGTTCCACACAGGGACCTTTAAGAATGCCGATTGACAGAGCCTTTAGCTTAAGAGGATATGGAACAGTAGTGACTGGAACGATCTATGAAGGAATCGCGCAATTGGGAATGGAATACATGATTCTCCCCTCCTCCATCCCTATTCGGGTAAGGGGAATTCAGATCCATGGAAAAGGAACTGACCGTGCTTTTTCTGGTCAGAGGGCAGCGATCAATTTGGTTGGTGCAGAGGTGGATGAAATTCATAGAGGGGATGTCATTACAGAAAAGGGAATCTTCCAACCCACTCAAAGAATGGATGTATCTTTATCCATGCTTTCCCATCTCTCATTCTCCCTTAAACAAAGGTCTCTGGTTAAGGTTCACATCGGAACCTCTGAAGTATTAGGTACCATCATTTTTTTTCACGGCAATCAATTGGATCCTGGAGAGCAAACATGGTGCCAATTGCTGCTGAAAGACCCAATTGTGGCTAAAAAGGGAGATCATTTTATCATACGACGTCCTACTCCTGCCACAACCTTGGGAGGCGGGACAATAATTGACCCCTACGCGAAAAAACATAAATTCGGAGATAAAACCATTATTCAGCTCAAAGAAAAAGAACAGGGGGATGAATCTGCCCTTCTGTTAAATCGGTTAGAATCCGAAGGAATAACTACAGGAGAAAATCTGGTGAAAGAAAGAGGAGAAAGCTGGGATTTGTTGAAGGAAATTCTTCAGCCAATGATCTCAAATAATTCAATCATTGTTCTGGGGACAGGGAGTCTTCAACCGTCCAGTATGTTAATCACAAAAAGCACCTGGCAAAATTGGCTGGTTAAAACCCTGCAATCGTTAAAGGAGTATCATAAAACATATCCGTTAAGGCGCGGCATCAGCAAGGCCAAATTAAAATCGGAGCTTTTCCCCAAGCTGACCCAAAAAGAATGGCAAGGGTTGTTTCAGGATTGGGAAAACAAAGGTGAGCTGTCAACGGAGGATGAATGGGTCTTCCTGCCATCCTTTCTTCCCCAACCATCTGCAGACATGGAAAAACTCTTAACCTCTTTTGTCCAACATACCATTCAAATAGGTTATGAGATTCCCAAATGGAAAGATTGGTTGACGCAAGAAAAGATTCCAAATTCCATCCATGAGGATGTCACCCAGTATTTGCTTTGGAAAAAGGTGATTACTTCTTTTGGTGATGATCGATATTTGTCCCTGGACGTAATTGAAAATACCATTGCCCAACTAAAGAAAGAACTTGCCCAACCAAGTTTTACCGTACAAGATGTGAAGGAGATTGCGGGACTGTCCCGGAAAAATCTGATTCCGCTAATGGAATGGATGGATAAGCATGGGCTAACCGCTCGCAAAGAAAATGAGCGACGGTGGGTTGATTAACCCACCGCTTTTTTTGCATTACCCATCATGCTTTCCCATTAACAGATAAACTGAAACAATTCCTCGGGATAATCCGGATGGGAGGCCTCATTCCTTTTAAAGAGATTTTTAATTGATAGATTGTCATTTTTTTCACACTCCTGATATGTTTGATAATATATTTCTACAATCAGAATATACCGCAACGAATGCTTTTTTTAATCTTAATTTAAGGTATTTGTTATAAAAATTTGATAACATAACTGGTAATGATAATTATTATTATTTCTACATGAAAACTACGATAACCTAA is drawn from Microaerobacter geothermalis and contains these coding sequences:
- the selA gene encoding L-seryl-tRNA(Sec) selenium transferase, translated to MDTETKQLLRKLPAIHTLLQHPDLKEWAEKQQLNHTYLSQMTGTFIENWRQQILSGDIHTIPPVDDMINSLMNYLDSLLSPHLRRVINGTGVVLHTNLGRAVLSDVATNHVIQATKYYSNLEYRVNEGTRGSRHDHVEQIICQLTGAEAAMVVNNNAAAVFLVLRELAKGREVVVSRGQLVEIGGSFRISEIMSESGALLVEVGTTNKTHVRDYTHAITENTALLLKVHTSNFKTIGFTHSVSAEELVSIGKEYGIPVYEDLGSGVLFDLRSYGIGEEPTVKEIIQAGVDLVSFSGDKLLGGPQAGIIAGKKEYIQRLKRNQLARVLRVDKMTLAGLEATLKLYLDPNKAVKEIPTLRSLFMTRETIKEKGQKFIHLVSSLVPGTIEMEDGFSEVGGGTLPGVSIPTCLVSIHSLPYPIYRLERELRRQSPPLIGRVSEEKFLIDFRTIPDEEIQLSAQVFIKALESLNSKKLHPRKEDLHVE
- the selB gene encoding selenocysteine-specific translation elongation factor; its protein translation is MLNKTGHYVLGIAGHIDHGKTTLTKALTGKETDRLKEEKERQISIELGFASFQLSNGMEVGVIDVPGHERFIRQMVAGVAGIDMVLLVVAADEGVMPQTREHLDILHLLGVKRGIIVLNKADLVDSDWLSLVEEEIRDEVRGTFLENSPVIPVSAKTGEGIPNLVHQVEQTVSAIPARSTQGPLRMPIDRAFSLRGYGTVVTGTIYEGIAQLGMEYMILPSSIPIRVRGIQIHGKGTDRAFSGQRAAINLVGAEVDEIHRGDVITEKGIFQPTQRMDVSLSMLSHLSFSLKQRSLVKVHIGTSEVLGTIIFFHGNQLDPGEQTWCQLLLKDPIVAKKGDHFIIRRPTPATTLGGGTIIDPYAKKHKFGDKTIIQLKEKEQGDESALLLNRLESEGITTGENLVKERGESWDLLKEILQPMISNNSIIVLGTGSLQPSSMLITKSTWQNWLVKTLQSLKEYHKTYPLRRGISKAKLKSELFPKLTQKEWQGLFQDWENKGELSTEDEWVFLPSFLPQPSADMEKLLTSFVQHTIQIGYEIPKWKDWLTQEKIPNSIHEDVTQYLLWKKVITSFGDDRYLSLDVIENTIAQLKKELAQPSFTVQDVKEIAGLSRKNLIPLMEWMDKHGLTARKENERRWVD